The Dissulfuribacter thermophilus genomic sequence AAAGAAGACTACAATATTGTTAAGGCCTACATATTCTGCCACAGGAAAATTCTATGCACAGATAAAAAACGGTGCGCCTTTCGATGTTTTTCTTGCGGCGGACTGCCGCAGGCCAGATCTGCTTTACAAAGAAGGATTAGCAGAAAAGCCAGTTATATATGCCCGTGGACAGGCAGTGCTGTGGACACGAATAAAGGCTCTTTGTAGTGAACAATCTTGGCAGGATGTCATAAAGAAAAACAGTCTAAAAAAAATTAGTATCTCAGACCCGATAACAGCTCCATATGGTGAGGCTGCTGCCAATGCCCTGAAAAAAACAGGTATCTGGGAACAGATTTACCCAAAATTGATATTTGGCCACTCAGTAAGCCAGGCATTTCAATACGCAGAGATGGGAAGCACAGACGTTGGTTTTACAGCACTTTCCTATGCCCTTTCAAAAGAAGGCAAGAGAGGGTGTTACTGGCCCATTCCTGAGGCGCCACCAGTAGTGCAAAAGGCATGCATACTCAAGAGGACTGAGAACAGACATGCTGCAGAACTGTTTATCAAGTTTCTAAGATCTGATGAGATAAAACCCATCTTAATGAAATACGGCTATAGGTAATCAGACATGGATTTGACTCCTCTGTATCTCACTGCAAAACTTGCCCTTGTCACCACAGCCATACTTTTGGTTATTGCTGCGCCAATAGCCTACTGTTTTGCCTATGTGAGATTACCGGCCAAACCCTATTTGGAGGCACTGGTCAGTATGCCTCTGGTACTTCCACCCACTGTCCTTGGCTTTTACTTATTAATCATAATGGGGCCCAACGGAGTGCTTGGCCACTTCTGGGAAAGGGTTACTGGCGAAAGGCTCTGTTTTACCTTTACGGGTATCGTCATCGCATCCCTAGTATATAGTTTTCCATTCGCTGTACAACCACTTAAGGCTGCATTTGAAAAGATCGATCGCCGGATGCTGGAGTCAGCCTATGTACTTGGCTGTTCCCGGATTCAGACCTTTTACAAGGTTATCCTTCCCAACAGTCTGAACGGCATCTTGGTTGCGGCCATCCTCACCTTTGCCCATACCATGGGGGAATTTGGAGTGGTCTTGATGGTCGGAGGTAGCATTCCTGGCAAGACAAAGGTGGCCTCTATAGCCATTTATGAATACGTGGAGTCACTGAGATACAGTGATGCCAATATGCTTTCACTTGCCCTAGCAGTAACAAGCTACCTGGTCTTAGTGGCCGTAAATTCATTGAACCGGAGGAATAGCCATGGAACTTAAAGTAAAAATATACAAAAAACTCTCAGGGTTCGACATTGATATCTCATTCTCGTGTCCTAATGGCAGCCTTCTGGCACTAATAGGCCCCTCTGGTGCTGGTAAGACCACTATAGTGCGCTCAATTGCTGGGCTTGAACGCCCAGATAGTGGTTTTATTGCCTGTAACGGGATTGTTTGGTCCGATACAAAGAAAGGCATCTGGGTGCCCCCTCAAAAGAGGAGACTGGGGTACGTCTTTCAGGAATATAGTCTCTTTCCCCACCTGACTGTGGAGAAAAACATAGCCTTTGCCGCTGATGACCTAAAGGAGGTGGAAGAACTGATTGAGCTGCTGGGGATAGGGCATCTAAGAAGACGAAAACCGCATCAGATCTCAGGTGGAGAACGCCAGAGAGTGGCCCTGGCTCAGGCACTGGCCAGAAAACCCAGCGTCCTTTTACTCGATGAACCCTTCTCAGCACTCGACATAGCTACACGACAAAAGTTAAGAGAGGAACTAAAATCCCTCAAAGGCCGTCTCTCCATACCGATTGTCATGGTAACCCACGACCTCAATGAGGCCCAATTTCTGGCTGATGAGATGTTGCCCATCGAACAGGGAAAGATGGCCCCAGAATGGCTCTCCCGATTCCTATCTACCTGTTGGCACGGAGACTCACCTTCAAGTGCACCATCTCCTGATGCCCCTAAGGGCGAA encodes the following:
- the modA gene encoding molybdate ABC transporter substrate-binding protein, with the protein product MRRFGTLWFVILVLLGISSVSAADSTSLNVAVAANFERPMEELAYIFEKKTTILLRPTYSATGKFYAQIKNGAPFDVFLAADCRRPDLLYKEGLAEKPVIYARGQAVLWTRIKALCSEQSWQDVIKKNSLKKISISDPITAPYGEAAANALKKTGIWEQIYPKLIFGHSVSQAFQYAEMGSTDVGFTALSYALSKEGKRGCYWPIPEAPPVVQKACILKRTENRHAAELFIKFLRSDEIKPILMKYGYR
- the modB gene encoding molybdate ABC transporter permease subunit, which encodes MDLTPLYLTAKLALVTTAILLVIAAPIAYCFAYVRLPAKPYLEALVSMPLVLPPTVLGFYLLIIMGPNGVLGHFWERVTGERLCFTFTGIVIASLVYSFPFAVQPLKAAFEKIDRRMLESAYVLGCSRIQTFYKVILPNSLNGILVAAILTFAHTMGEFGVVLMVGGSIPGKTKVASIAIYEYVESLRYSDANMLSLALAVTSYLVLVAVNSLNRRNSHGT
- a CDS encoding ATP-binding cassette domain-containing protein, coding for MELKVKIYKKLSGFDIDISFSCPNGSLLALIGPSGAGKTTIVRSIAGLERPDSGFIACNGIVWSDTKKGIWVPPQKRRLGYVFQEYSLFPHLTVEKNIAFAADDLKEVEELIELLGIGHLRRRKPHQISGGERQRVALAQALARKPSVLLLDEPFSALDIATRQKLREELKSLKGRLSIPIVMVTHDLNEAQFLADEMLPIEQGKMAPEWLSRFLSTCWHGDSPSSAPSPDAPKGETTLSYPGIQAEHHYNELVRII